In one Prosthecochloris aestuarii DSM 271 genomic region, the following are encoded:
- a CDS encoding Lrp/AsnC family transcriptional regulator has protein sequence MSGNLDLIDLKIVETMGDNARIRLSELAEIVGLSIPSVSERLDKLQKKGIIQKFTTVVDERQLGFDIQAFVRVRIDSSKHYKSFMEHVLREEEIMECYSVTGDGSHILKVMTHNTASLEQFLSRIQSWPGILGTNTSFVLSEIKRNTRLSSEIVKKNLLDRQVLISFDEKKSRK, from the coding sequence ATGTCTGGAAATCTGGACCTTATCGACTTGAAAATAGTGGAGACCATGGGGGATAACGCCCGCATTCGGTTGAGCGAGCTTGCCGAAATTGTTGGTTTATCCATTCCGTCAGTCAGTGAACGTCTCGACAAGCTTCAGAAAAAGGGGATTATTCAAAAGTTCACGACGGTTGTCGATGAACGGCAGCTGGGCTTCGATATTCAGGCTTTTGTTCGCGTGAGGATTGATTCCTCAAAGCACTATAAATCCTTTATGGAGCACGTGCTTCGTGAGGAGGAAATTATGGAGTGTTATTCTGTTACCGGAGACGGTTCTCATATACTCAAGGTTATGACCCACAATACGGCTTCACTTGAACAGTTTTTATCCAGAATTCAGAGCTGGCCGGGAATATTGGGGACTAATACAAGTTTTGTGTTGTCAGAAATCAAGAGAAATACCCGTCTGAGTTCTGAGATTGTCAAGAAAAACCTGCTCGACCGGCAGGTGCTTATCAGTTTTGACGAAAAGAAGTCCCGGAAATAG
- a CDS encoding FAD-dependent oxidoreductase, producing MKVAIFGAGVAGLSAAIELVDRGYDVEIYEKRKVLGGKVSVWKDKDGDSVESGLHIVFGGYEQLQNYLDRVGAGNNYIWKDHSLIYAEPDGKQSFFKKANLPSPWAEVIGGLQADFLTMWDKISLIKGLFPALAGNEEYFRSQDHMTYSEWHRLRGASEHSLQKLWRAIALAMNFIEPNVISARPMITIFKYFGTDYHATKFAFFRQNPGDSMIEPMRQYIQAKGGRIFIDAKLSRFELDENSTIKKAILTDGHEVTADAYISAMPVHNLKKILPKEWLHHDYFTNIFQFTGSPVANCQLWFDKKITDTDNLMFSQGTIFATFADVSLTCPEDFQEGMGSAAGGSVMSLVLAPAHQLMDMPNEAIIDLVMKDIHDRFPKSRHAKLLKSTLVKIPESVYKAVPDVDKFRPDQVSPIDNFYLAGDYTYQRYLASMEGAALSGKQVAEKLHARMAK from the coding sequence GTGAAAGTAGCAATCTTCGGAGCCGGTGTCGCCGGCTTGAGCGCAGCCATAGAACTGGTTGATCGCGGATATGACGTTGAAATCTATGAGAAAAGAAAGGTACTCGGAGGCAAAGTTTCCGTATGGAAAGATAAAGATGGTGACTCTGTTGAATCGGGACTGCATATTGTTTTCGGAGGCTATGAGCAACTGCAGAACTATCTCGACCGGGTCGGTGCAGGCAACAATTATATCTGGAAAGACCATTCCCTGATTTATGCCGAACCTGACGGGAAACAGTCCTTTTTCAAAAAAGCCAACCTGCCAAGTCCATGGGCCGAGGTTATAGGGGGACTGCAGGCGGATTTTCTGACCATGTGGGATAAGATCTCACTGATCAAGGGGCTCTTCCCCGCCCTTGCCGGCAATGAAGAATATTTCAGAAGCCAGGACCACATGACCTATTCCGAGTGGCACCGTTTACGCGGCGCATCGGAACACTCCCTGCAGAAGCTGTGGCGAGCAATTGCGCTTGCTATGAATTTTATCGAACCCAACGTTATCAGCGCCAGACCGATGATAACGATTTTCAAATACTTCGGCACCGATTACCACGCCACGAAATTCGCCTTTTTCCGCCAGAACCCGGGAGACTCGATGATTGAGCCGATGCGGCAGTATATTCAGGCCAAAGGCGGTCGGATCTTTATCGATGCCAAACTCTCCCGATTTGAACTCGACGAAAACAGCACCATAAAAAAAGCGATTCTGACCGACGGTCACGAGGTTACTGCAGATGCCTATATTTCAGCGATGCCAGTACATAACCTCAAAAAAATACTTCCGAAAGAGTGGCTGCATCACGATTACTTCACCAATATCTTCCAGTTCACGGGAAGCCCCGTTGCAAACTGTCAGCTCTGGTTTGACAAAAAAATCACCGATACCGACAACCTTATGTTTTCACAGGGGACAATTTTTGCGACCTTTGCCGACGTTTCACTCACCTGCCCGGAAGACTTCCAGGAGGGTATGGGAAGTGCTGCAGGAGGCAGTGTCATGAGCCTCGTCCTCGCCCCGGCGCACCAGCTTATGGATATGCCGAACGAGGCAATCATCGACCTTGTCATGAAAGACATCCATGACCGGTTCCCGAAATCGCGCCATGCAAAACTCCTGAAATCCACGCTGGTAAAAATCCCCGAATCGGTCTACAAAGCTGTACCGGATGTCGACAAGTTCCGTCCGGACCAGGTCAGCCCGATCGATAACTTCTATCTTGCTGGCGACTACACCTACCAGCGCTATCTGGCATCGATGGAAGGAGCCGCCCTGAGCGGAAAACAGGTTGCCGAAAAACTCCACGCACGAATGGCAAAATAA
- a CDS encoding TIGR04282 family arsenosugar biosynthesis glycosyltransferase → MNKPLLIIFTKNPVAGRVKTRLAASTSPDFALEIYQRLRKHTMLVVKQVDTDVAVWYSDHIPDNDIFSSCRAHLYLQKDGNLGEKMLEAFTEGFREGFERIVLIGTDCPELNAKIITSALNALNSHEVVIGPAKDGGYYLIGMRTLLPELFTDITWSTASVLCETEEKLKQQGTNYTLLPVLSDVDTLEDLLNIENGLP, encoded by the coding sequence ATGAACAAGCCTCTGCTCATCATTTTTACGAAAAATCCGGTAGCCGGACGAGTTAAAACAAGGCTTGCTGCATCGACAAGCCCGGATTTCGCTCTTGAGATTTACCAACGCCTCCGCAAACACACGATGCTCGTCGTCAAACAGGTGGACACCGATGTTGCTGTCTGGTACTCGGACCATATTCCAGACAACGATATCTTTTCATCCTGCAGAGCACATCTGTATCTCCAGAAAGACGGAAACCTGGGAGAAAAAATGCTCGAAGCCTTCACAGAGGGCTTCCGTGAAGGCTTCGAGCGCATTGTCCTCATAGGAACGGACTGTCCCGAACTGAACGCAAAGATCATCACCTCCGCCCTCAACGCATTGAACAGTCATGAAGTCGTCATAGGCCCGGCAAAAGACGGGGGGTATTACCTGATAGGCATGCGCACCCTTTTGCCGGAACTCTTTACTGACATCACATGGAGTACAGCCTCTGTTCTCTGTGAAACAGAAGAAAAACTCAAACAGCAAGGAACAAACTATACACTCCTTCCGGTTCTTTCAGATGTCGATACGCTTGAAGATCTCCTGAACATCGAAAATGGCCTCCCATGA
- a CDS encoding TIGR04283 family arsenosugar biosynthesis glycosyltransferase, translating into MKLSIIIPTYNESEHIDHTLSILVSMLKNRKDTEIIVSDASSDSTAAQAAQWPVRVIRSPKGRAVQMNEGAKAASGTILYFLHADTIPSPDFADDIIASVKQGKQCGCFQMNFDDKHWVMQCYGWFTQLPLAICRGGDQSLFVERSLFNAIEGFNTTLRVMEDIDIIERLQRSATFHILPGYVTTSARKYDRNGRFRLQIIFGCMHLFYWLGFDKDIMADFYSRNIS; encoded by the coding sequence ATGAAGCTGAGCATCATTATTCCGACCTACAACGAATCAGAGCATATAGACCACACCCTTTCAATATTGGTGTCAATGCTGAAAAACCGCAAGGACACCGAAATCATTGTCAGTGACGCAAGCAGTGACAGCACTGCCGCACAGGCAGCCCAATGGCCTGTGCGTGTCATCCGTTCTCCAAAAGGCCGGGCGGTGCAGATGAATGAAGGAGCCAAAGCCGCATCAGGAACAATTCTTTACTTCCTGCATGCAGATACCATTCCATCGCCGGACTTTGCCGACGACATCATTGCAAGTGTCAAGCAGGGCAAACAGTGCGGATGTTTTCAGATGAACTTCGACGATAAGCACTGGGTGATGCAGTGCTATGGCTGGTTTACTCAACTGCCCCTGGCCATCTGCCGCGGAGGCGATCAGTCACTCTTTGTCGAACGTTCTCTTTTTAATGCTATAGAAGGCTTCAACACGACATTACGGGTTATGGAGGATATCGACATCATTGAACGCCTGCAGCGCTCAGCAACATTTCATATCCTGCCGGGCTATGTCACAACCTCCGCAAGAAAATACGACCGTAACGGAAGATTTCGCCTTCAGATAATTTTCGGCTGCATGCATCTTTTCTATTGGCTCGGGTTCGACAAGGATATCATGGCAGATTTTTATTCGAGAAATATCTCCTGA
- a CDS encoding sigma-54-dependent transcriptional regulator, whose amino-acid sequence MLESYHHTTDSKKEESNRKNKVLVADDEQSSRIMLGHFIKKMGYEPIYAIDGEECIEILEREEIDILLLDIHMPKKDGFEVMTYLKDHNIRIPVIMVTASHEIPKTVRCIKMGAYEYLTKPLDTERLQIVLRNALSESELHDTVKQLQKELKTKELFHNIIGQSLAIKQTIEQALQVMDTELNVLILGESGTGKELFAQAIHEGSRRKNGPFVSVNCAAISHELAESLLFGHVKGAFTGANNDHIGFFEQAHKGTLFLDEIGDMDADIQAKVLRAIQERKIRRVGEKIERSVDFRVISATNRNFTVAINNNSFREDLYYRLEEYPIFIPPLRDRKDDIVLIAKHFLEEFCSANNIKPPLFSSEAQEEMKNYHWPGNVRELKNAIQRTAIRSKNLNEIHSVMTPGSREYHKEDLSRRSTNEEEKKSPVSSPSSIVPLDQMERQAIEDAYRACGENPTKTAQLLGIGRATLYRKLKKFGLN is encoded by the coding sequence GTGTTGGAATCATATCATCACACAACGGATTCGAAAAAAGAAGAGTCGAACAGAAAGAATAAAGTACTGGTGGCCGATGATGAGCAATCATCGCGCATCATGCTTGGTCATTTCATAAAAAAAATGGGCTATGAGCCCATCTACGCCATAGACGGTGAAGAGTGTATTGAAATTCTGGAACGCGAAGAAATCGATATTCTGCTTCTTGATATTCATATGCCGAAAAAAGACGGATTTGAGGTCATGACCTACCTGAAAGATCATAATATCCGCATCCCGGTCATTATGGTCACTGCTTCTCATGAAATTCCCAAGACCGTACGATGCATCAAAATGGGAGCATATGAATACCTCACCAAGCCACTTGACACCGAACGGCTGCAGATCGTGCTCAGAAATGCGCTGTCGGAATCGGAGCTGCACGATACAGTCAAGCAGCTGCAAAAGGAACTGAAAACAAAAGAGCTGTTCCACAACATCATCGGTCAGAGCCTTGCCATCAAACAGACGATAGAACAGGCGCTTCAGGTTATGGATACAGAACTCAACGTCCTGATCCTCGGAGAAAGCGGCACTGGCAAGGAGCTGTTCGCACAGGCGATCCACGAGGGAAGCCGGCGAAAAAACGGGCCGTTTGTTTCCGTCAATTGTGCCGCCATTTCCCACGAACTGGCCGAAAGTCTTCTTTTCGGTCATGTAAAAGGCGCTTTTACCGGAGCCAACAACGATCATATTGGATTCTTTGAGCAAGCCCATAAGGGGACGCTCTTTCTCGATGAGATCGGGGATATGGATGCCGATATTCAGGCAAAAGTCCTCCGGGCTATTCAGGAAAGAAAAATCCGGAGGGTTGGAGAAAAAATAGAGCGGAGCGTCGATTTCCGAGTCATTTCGGCCACAAACAGAAACTTCACTGTGGCCATCAACAACAACTCATTCAGGGAAGATCTCTATTACCGTCTCGAAGAGTATCCTATCTTCATTCCGCCGCTACGAGACAGAAAAGACGATATCGTGCTCATTGCAAAGCATTTCCTGGAAGAATTCTGCAGTGCCAACAACATCAAGCCTCCACTCTTCTCCAGTGAAGCCCAGGAAGAGATGAAAAACTACCACTGGCCCGGCAATGTACGGGAACTGAAAAATGCCATACAGAGAACAGCAATCAGAAGCAAGAACCTGAACGAAATCCATTCGGTCATGACACCGGGTTCAAGAGAATACCACAAAGAAGATCTCTCCCGGCGATCAACGAATGAGGAAGAAAAAAAGTCGCCCGTCTCATCACCGTCATCAATCGTTCCTCTTGATCAGATGGAGCGACAGGCCATAGAAGACGCATACCGCGCCTGTGGAGAGAACCCGACAAAAACCGCCCAGCTTCTCGGCATTGGAAGAGCGACGCTATACCGAAAACTCAAAAAATTCGGACTCAACTGA
- the dut gene encoding dUTP diphosphatase gives MLKVNIVRVNKNAILPRYATQHAAGMDIAACLDVPLTIQPSETVLVPTGLAVELPEGYEAQLRPRSGLALKYAISLPNAPATIDADYRGEVKVILVNLGQEPFCVNHGDRIAQMVIARYEHAELQEVEELSRTPRGSGGFGHTGV, from the coding sequence ATGCTAAAAGTAAACATTGTTCGTGTAAACAAAAATGCCATCCTGCCGCGTTATGCGACGCAGCATGCAGCAGGAATGGATATTGCCGCATGTCTGGATGTTCCTCTTACCATCCAGCCTTCAGAGACGGTGCTTGTTCCCACCGGCCTTGCAGTGGAGCTTCCTGAGGGCTATGAGGCTCAGCTCAGGCCTCGCAGTGGTCTTGCTCTTAAATATGCTATTTCGCTTCCTAACGCTCCGGCTACCATCGATGCCGATTACCGGGGTGAGGTCAAGGTTATTCTGGTGAATCTCGGTCAGGAGCCTTTTTGTGTCAATCACGGTGATCGTATCGCTCAGATGGTGATCGCAAGGTATGAGCATGCTGAGCTGCAGGAGGTGGAAGAGCTCAGCAGGACCCCCAGGGGCAGCGGCGGCTTCGGCCACACAGGGGTATGA
- the bshB1 gene encoding bacillithiol biosynthesis deacetylase BshB1, with the protein MNAHTNPVYALAFGAHPDDVELSCGATLLKISSEGHTVAVCDLTKGEMGTLGTKETRASEAKRAMELMGYSQRLTLDLGDSKLHYNDESLAEIIKVMRYFRPEVIFANPAVERHPDHMKAAKLVHDAAFYSGLQKIQTSWNNQPQEAHRPRYILSYIQFKHLEPSIIVDVSETFEASRQGVLAFASQFYSEEKTGTEQTMINRKEFLTGLEARARYLGEQIGTLYGEGFLLSSPAGVRNFSNLFC; encoded by the coding sequence GTGAACGCACATACCAATCCGGTTTACGCCCTTGCGTTCGGAGCCCATCCGGACGATGTTGAACTCTCCTGTGGCGCCACCCTCCTTAAAATTTCCAGTGAAGGCCATACGGTGGCCGTCTGTGACCTCACCAAAGGTGAAATGGGCACCCTCGGAACCAAAGAAACCAGAGCCTCAGAAGCAAAGAGGGCAATGGAACTCATGGGCTATAGCCAACGCTTAACCCTCGATCTCGGGGACTCGAAGCTGCATTACAACGATGAATCGCTGGCTGAAATTATAAAGGTCATGCGCTACTTCAGACCGGAAGTCATCTTTGCCAACCCGGCTGTTGAGCGTCATCCAGACCACATGAAAGCAGCAAAACTTGTTCATGATGCCGCATTTTACTCCGGACTTCAAAAAATCCAGACCAGCTGGAATAACCAGCCCCAGGAAGCACACCGCCCCAGGTATATACTCAGCTATATACAGTTCAAGCACCTTGAACCATCCATCATCGTCGACGTCTCAGAAACGTTCGAGGCATCGAGACAAGGGGTTCTTGCTTTTGCTTCACAGTTTTACAGTGAAGAAAAAACCGGTACAGAGCAAACCATGATCAACCGGAAGGAATTTCTCACTGGTCTTGAAGCCCGCGCACGCTACCTCGGAGAACAGATCGGCACATTGTATGGTGAAGGGTTTCTTCTTTCATCTCCTGCGGGAGTCAGAAATTTCAGCAACCTCTTCTGCTGA
- a CDS encoding NAD(P)/FAD-dependent oxidoreductase, which produces METLHCDVAIIGGGPAGCSAAIYTARADLDTVIIDKDPHAGALGMAHIIANYPGMGNDITGMELLESMRRHAGSFGARFMKQKVNGIDVRNPEKTVFTTSGTMFKAKALILATGSMGKSRELPGEKELLGAGVSYCATCDAAFYRQKVVAVAGRTREAVEEALVLSRFASKVYLFCPTASLTAPPEDIHMLQEQKNIEVFYSRRLDAINGGKFVESVTLGAPEEVVAVDGVFLYLTGSAPVLDFTGGQLDVCQSGCLQVDKDFMTSVPGVFAAGDILCKEVKQAVIVASEGCRAALQVDKFLRGRDRARSDYQ; this is translated from the coding sequence ATGGAGACTCTACATTGTGATGTAGCCATCATAGGCGGAGGCCCTGCGGGCTGTTCTGCGGCGATATATACGGCGAGGGCTGATCTGGATACGGTTATTATCGACAAGGATCCGCATGCGGGGGCTCTTGGTATGGCCCATATTATCGCGAATTACCCCGGAATGGGTAACGACATAACCGGTATGGAACTTCTGGAGAGCATGCGGCGCCATGCCGGTTCATTTGGTGCGCGTTTCATGAAGCAGAAGGTGAATGGAATCGATGTCAGAAATCCTGAAAAAACCGTCTTTACCACCTCAGGAACAATGTTCAAGGCAAAAGCATTGATTCTCGCGACCGGTTCCATGGGTAAAAGCCGCGAACTTCCCGGTGAAAAAGAGTTGCTTGGCGCAGGGGTGAGTTATTGTGCGACCTGTGATGCCGCGTTTTATCGACAGAAAGTTGTCGCTGTTGCCGGCAGGACCCGTGAGGCTGTCGAAGAGGCTCTTGTGCTATCGCGTTTTGCGTCAAAAGTGTATCTCTTCTGCCCGACGGCGTCTTTGACAGCTCCACCTGAGGATATCCATATGCTTCAGGAGCAGAAGAATATCGAGGTGTTTTACAGCAGGCGGCTTGATGCAATCAACGGCGGGAAGTTCGTTGAATCTGTGACGCTTGGGGCACCTGAAGAGGTTGTTGCGGTTGACGGTGTATTCCTCTATCTGACAGGATCGGCTCCGGTACTGGATTTTACCGGAGGGCAGTTGGATGTTTGTCAGAGCGGCTGCTTGCAGGTCGATAAGGATTTTATGACCTCTGTTCCCGGTGTTTTCGCCGCAGGTGATATTTTGTGCAAGGAGGTTAAACAGGCCGTCATCGTGGCTTCAGAAGGGTGTCGCGCAGCATTGCAGGTCGATAAATTTCTTCGTGGCCGCGACAGGGCAAGAAGTGACTACCAGTGA
- a CDS encoding ABC transporter substrate-binding protein, with amino-acid sequence MRKILLSLTILFLFTALLSCRPGEKARPTDHISIGIAADFDYLNPLLMQLSLSREVCTLIYPSLVKPSYNEAKGEIEFLPAAADSWEFDKKGRKATFHLNRQNVWQDGTPLTAHDFAYSYRLYANPEIASTRQHYLNDFIMTQDATIDFDRSVETPDDYTLILHFSHAMAPEIILDHFNDLMPVAKHVYEAIPAAEIRMRATEIPVIGAGPFKVKKWARQEKLVLESNPLSRLPHPAVTTYMSYIVVPEYTTRLTMLKSGQLDALISAGGLNPKDIGELERTNPEIVVRPVKDRYFDSIVWLNIDGERYRTTGEVVPNAFFGDKTVRQAMTYAIDRQSIIDGFMGPLHAEIVNTSLSPAYEAIAFKSTENYDYNPDKALKLLQSAGWTPGPDGILQKNATRFSFSLAAPVGNPRRNYAATIIQQNLREIGIDCKMSIDENLIFLKNQNDFRYDAALSGLAAETLPFQLIIWGSDFKKRPFNSSAFQHEELDHVIDNLSQPLTKEQKSANWLRYQEILHEEQPRTFLYYYDELEGFNKRVQNVEVNLLSTLYNAYDWRLE; translated from the coding sequence ATGCGAAAAATACTACTATCACTTACAATTCTTTTTCTTTTCACCGCTCTCCTCTCCTGTCGTCCCGGGGAAAAAGCCCGCCCGACTGACCATATCTCAATCGGTATCGCTGCGGATTTCGACTACCTCAATCCGCTCCTGATGCAGCTCTCTCTTTCAAGAGAAGTCTGTACGCTGATCTATCCCTCTCTTGTCAAGCCATCATATAACGAAGCAAAAGGCGAAATCGAGTTCCTGCCGGCTGCAGCTGACAGCTGGGAGTTCGACAAAAAAGGCAGAAAAGCGACCTTCCACCTCAACAGGCAAAACGTCTGGCAGGACGGCACCCCTCTTACGGCACATGACTTTGCCTACTCCTACAGGCTCTACGCAAACCCGGAGATAGCCAGCACCCGTCAGCACTATCTGAACGATTTCATCATGACTCAGGACGCCACGATCGATTTCGACCGGAGCGTTGAAACCCCGGATGACTACACGCTGATTCTGCATTTCAGCCATGCCATGGCCCCCGAAATCATCCTGGACCACTTCAATGACCTGATGCCGGTTGCCAAACATGTGTACGAGGCAATTCCCGCCGCTGAAATCCGCATGCGCGCAACAGAAATCCCTGTGATCGGAGCCGGTCCGTTCAAAGTCAAAAAATGGGCTCGTCAGGAAAAACTGGTGCTCGAATCCAACCCGCTATCGAGGCTTCCCCATCCGGCAGTCACAACATATATGAGCTATATTGTCGTTCCCGAGTATACCACCCGCCTTACCATGCTGAAATCAGGGCAGCTCGATGCCCTGATTTCGGCTGGAGGCCTCAACCCCAAGGATATCGGAGAACTTGAACGAACCAACCCGGAAATCGTCGTTCGCCCTGTCAAAGACCGCTACTTCGACAGCATAGTCTGGCTCAACATTGACGGTGAACGATACAGAACAACCGGCGAGGTTGTGCCCAACGCATTTTTCGGAGACAAAACGGTGCGGCAGGCCATGACATACGCCATCGATCGTCAGTCCATCATCGACGGCTTCATGGGTCCTCTTCATGCTGAAATCGTCAACACATCGCTCTCCCCTGCCTATGAAGCCATCGCATTCAAATCAACTGAAAACTACGACTACAATCCTGATAAAGCGCTGAAACTCCTTCAATCGGCAGGATGGACTCCCGGTCCGGACGGAATCCTGCAGAAAAACGCTACCCGGTTCTCCTTCAGCCTTGCCGCTCCTGTAGGCAACCCCAGAAGAAACTATGCTGCTACCATTATCCAGCAGAACCTCCGGGAGATAGGCATCGACTGCAAAATGAGTATTGATGAAAACCTGATCTTTCTCAAAAACCAGAACGATTTCCGTTATGACGCCGCGCTCTCGGGTCTTGCTGCTGAGACGCTGCCGTTTCAGCTTATCATCTGGGGATCGGATTTCAAAAAACGCCCATTCAACTCATCGGCGTTTCAGCATGAGGAGCTCGATCATGTTATCGACAACCTGAGCCAACCGCTTACCAAAGAGCAGAAAAGCGCTAACTGGCTTCGCTATCAGGAAATCCTCCACGAAGAACAGCCCAGAACATTCCTCTACTATTATGACGAACTCGAAGGGTTCAACAAGCGGGTGCAAAACGTCGAAGTCAACCTGCTTTCGACCCTTTATAACGCCTATGACTGGCGTCTGGAGTAG
- the bchF gene encoding 2-vinyl bacteriochlorophyllide hydratase, translating to MPRYTPEQLEKRNASVWTKVQAILAPLQFILFLAGLTVTWLYKEGIWIEDFSWVTIFVILKTLMLVLIFVTGAFFEKEVFDEYAFAPEFFWEDVGSAIAMVVHISYFILFFMGLDEQILILTALLAYLSYLINAAQFVIRLILEKRHEKKANAIHSA from the coding sequence ATGCCGCGTTATACACCTGAACAACTCGAAAAACGCAACGCATCGGTATGGACGAAAGTCCAGGCCATTCTTGCCCCTTTACAATTCATCCTGTTCCTTGCCGGTCTGACCGTCACGTGGCTCTACAAGGAAGGAATCTGGATAGAGGATTTCTCCTGGGTCACAATTTTTGTCATCCTTAAAACCCTGATGCTCGTCCTGATATTCGTGACCGGAGCATTTTTTGAAAAAGAAGTCTTTGACGAATACGCTTTTGCCCCCGAGTTTTTCTGGGAGGATGTCGGCAGTGCGATTGCCATGGTCGTCCACATCTCCTACTTTATCCTCTTCTTCATGGGTCTGGATGAACAGATACTCATCCTGACCGCGCTTCTGGCATATCTCAGCTATCTGATCAACGCGGCTCAGTTTGTGATTCGCCTGATTCTGGAAAAACGTCATGAGAAAAAAGCAAACGCCATACATTCGGCATAA
- the bchC gene encoding chlorophyll synthesis pathway protein BchC: MKHAKAIVFTGVRQIEVKKVTLKSMSSTDVLVETYWSSISTGTEKMAFNGLIPSPPFIFPFIPGYETVGKITKVGDHVNDSLLGKYAYIAGSFGYTDVNAAFGGASEYVVCPVESITILDGIADPQCGIALPLGATALHFMDLAEIKDKKVLVLGQGAVGILAVQLAKYMGAKLVAATEPYQNRLNYSEADLCINPNVQDVSASLAGHEFDIMIDSTGVMSAIETGLRFLKFHGKVIFGGYYQRMNIDYSQAFDKELSFMAAKQWAKGDLLRVRELIRNGNLHAEKIFTHSHAVDQNLEEAYQQAFNDPDCLKMILNWKKT, translated from the coding sequence ATGAAGCACGCAAAAGCCATTGTTTTTACCGGCGTACGCCAGATAGAGGTCAAAAAGGTTACCCTCAAATCGATGTCATCGACCGATGTACTTGTCGAAACATACTGGTCGTCGATCAGTACGGGGACCGAAAAAATGGCCTTTAACGGCCTTATTCCCTCTCCGCCTTTCATTTTCCCGTTTATTCCGGGCTATGAAACTGTCGGAAAAATCACAAAAGTCGGTGACCATGTCAACGACAGTCTTTTAGGAAAATACGCCTATATCGCAGGCTCATTCGGCTATACCGATGTCAACGCTGCTTTTGGCGGAGCATCGGAATATGTCGTCTGCCCGGTTGAAAGCATCACCATCCTTGACGGCATAGCCGATCCGCAATGCGGCATTGCCCTTCCGCTTGGCGCAACAGCACTCCATTTCATGGACCTTGCGGAGATCAAAGACAAAAAAGTGCTTGTTCTCGGCCAGGGAGCCGTCGGGATTCTTGCTGTTCAGCTGGCCAAGTATATGGGAGCGAAACTTGTCGCCGCAACTGAACCCTATCAGAACCGCCTCAACTATTCCGAAGCAGATCTCTGTATTAATCCGAACGTTCAGGATGTCTCTGCGTCGCTTGCCGGACACGAATTCGATATCATGATCGACAGCACCGGGGTCATGAGCGCAATCGAGACAGGCCTTCGCTTTCTGAAGTTCCACGGCAAAGTGATTTTCGGAGGCTACTATCAGAGGATGAATATCGACTACTCCCAGGCATTTGATAAAGAACTCTCGTTCATGGCGGCAAAACAGTGGGCAAAAGGGGACCTCCTGCGAGTCAGGGAACTGATCAGAAACGGAAACCTGCATGCGGAAAAAATCTTCACCCACAGCCATGCTGTCGATCAGAACCTGGAAGAAGCCTACCAGCAGGCATTCAACGATCCGGACTGCCTGAAAATGATCCTGAACTGGAAAAAAACATAA